CACTCCCGAGGGAACACATTGGCCACCACAAAAACAAAGGTTCTCGGGATACTGAGTGCCTGAAATATAAATCTATAATAGAATGTGTACTCACAATTAACCAAATCTTTTCAGGACTAACCATTATCTACAGATCGAGCTCCACCTGAGAATTTATAACCTTCCAGTCCCTCAATATCCAAAGTTTCCACATAATCCAGCGGAATCGTTCGACACATATCGGGCGTAAACAAACCAACACTATCGCCGGGTTTCAGATGCTGTGGCTGGAACTCCCCGGCGGATCCATTGGTCATTCCGCAATAGGAATCAAAGAATCCAGTGTTCTCCTGGTAATTCCACGAGTGCATCTGACCCAGTTTGGTCAGGTGATCGGCGCCAGTGAAGACATTAAAAACTCCGGTAAGATCGGCACTTCCATTGCGCGTATAGAACCAACCGAACTTATCGAATGGAACCTTCACCTCATCACCGAAAATGGGCATGGCCATGGCCACGTCGATCATTGCGTCATTGTAGCCGGTGAAGAGCAGCTCGTCGATCGATTTTTGGACGGACATCTCGGCGCCGTACATCTTGAGACCCACGTCGACAAGGGAGCGCTTAACTGGTGGCCAATATTTGGCAGTGGCGGCTGCAGACTGAAATGTAAATTTAtagttttaattatattatataataaaagGACAACAATCTTTAGTATATTTACCAGAGCCACTGCATTAAGCGTGGTAATCTCATCGTCCAGACTGCCGTTACTGGCCTCCGCATCGAAGTAGAACAAACTGCGCCTGCGATAGCTGACGGATGCGTTTTCTGGATGCCAGTGGATGTCAACCTTATCGGGTCGCTCGATAAAACGATAAGGACCCACCTGCTCCAGAATGGGCTTCGTGGAAAGGTTGCCGAACTCCTCCGGGTTCGTCCAGTTATACAGGTAGATGTCCAGACTGAGATCCATTGGCGGACTCTTCCAATTGTCGTAGACACGTGTGTCGGGGGCCAGAGCCATTTCCTGTGGAAGAACAGAAGCCGCAATTGGTATTAATTGAAAATCTCAACGAGTTTTCCTCGATCTCTGACTCTCATCAATTGAGAGGCGGCTATTTTCCTTTGGCTCCCAATTGGCTTTAGCCACTAATCGAATGCAGCTGGCCGGGCTAACACACTGGAGTGAAGTGAACTGAACTCAACTGAACCCTTGTCCCTGACTGGGATTACCTTGTGCATGATCCAATCGAACAGGTCCACCCAGAACATGCCGCACAATATGCCAAATAGTCCCAGGCAGAAGCCGAAAATGCCGATAATTAATTTGCGATTACTTTTTTGGCCCCACATCGCGCTGTTTTGTGTTGGCATGGCTCACGCTGGGCTGGGATAGTGTGTGGATACCTAATGGTGCCTGTAATGATATGCAAGTCATTGAAACATCAATGGAAATGGATAAATTGACAGGCTATTTACAAACATATAAAAATGGATCAAATGAGCGCGCTCATAAATGTAGTGCAAATTAAGAATGTTCTGATAAGTTTccaattataaaaatattatgaacaaatcataatatatttaaatataactttacacaaatttattttgtgaaatGTGATTTTATCATTACATATGTATTCAGtaactttatttatattaaatctTATACTTATGAACTAAGTTATGATTTATTTTAGTAACATTTTCTTAATTTCGTGTTGCCTACTTTCGGGCAGCGTTAGTAAAAGATTAAAAAAGATGTAAAATCAAATCTCTTATTAACAGATGCATCAAGTCCCATATTAATATAAGTATGGCGAACAAAGAAATGCTCAACAAAGAAttgaatacaaataaaatgcaaaaagcgCAGCAGTTTATTGAGTAACGAATTCCCATAGCGTCTATTTTTATCAATATAATTGAATCAATTTAAGCAAAGCGTGACTTTCAATTGCTGTTTACACTCATGTAGAATATACTAAGTACGGTAagtatatatgcatatacagAACTATAGTCGAATCTACTATCAGTGGTGATAATTACAAAGCTTCCCCCGACACTCTACGTTGATGTGTTTTAATTGGTTATGATAGTTTGAAGCTGCATTGTAAGCAATACGTGCAATTATCAGTTTCATTTACGAATAACATGCACGAATGTGGATAATATTATATGATCGCATTCGGTGGGCGAATTTCCTCATAGGGGGCATTCACTGTGGTCCGATAA
This genomic stretch from Drosophila mauritiana strain mau12 chromosome 2L, ASM438214v1, whole genome shotgun sequence harbors:
- the LOC117141187 gene encoding protein peste, yielding MPTQNSAMWGQKSNRKLIIGIFGFCLGLFGILCGMFWVDLFDWIMHKEMALAPDTRVYDNWKSPPMDLSLDIYLYNWTNPEEFGNLSTKPILEQVGPYRFIERPDKVDIHWHPENASVSYRRRSLFYFDAEASNGSLDDEITTLNAVALSAAATAKYWPPVKRSLVDVGLKMYGAEMSVQKSIDELLFTGYNDAMIDVAMAMPIFGDEVKVPFDKFGWFYTRNGSADLTGVFNVFTGADHLTKLGQMHSWNYQENTGFFDSYCGMTNGSAGEFQPQHLKPGDSVGLFTPDMCRTIPLDYVETLDIEGLEGYKFSGGARSVDNGTQYPENLCFCGGQCVPSGVMNISSCRFGSPVFMSYPHFFNGDPYYLDQVEGLSPNQKDHEFYMVVQPSTGIPLEVAARFQVNMLVEPIQGISLYTGIPKVFFPLVWFEQKVRITPDMADQLKVLPIVMLSGHIFAGICLIVGITLLCWTPVQILLASCRNRRYDLKTKTKTNGQYKSRSQFSSAEELKSKASTLVCEKSVKGSPDSSPLLEKGRKPTIIKSQTGESVATASTAISDNKQD